CATTAAgtggtgtgcgtgtgtgttggAAACATGAGATATAGTTCATGTGGGAAACGGAGATGGATGATGATGTTCCCATCCTTAATCTACTTGCAGAAATTCTCGCCCGCACCCATGGGCTCATACATGATAATTAGACCCCAGCTAGCCGTATCACGACTCCCTTAAAGCTCTTCCATTGACACGTTAAAATAGAAGGAAGATACATATCATCTATCTCTTGGCGTTTTCTTTATTGGCACCACAAGGTTTTACATAAGAGGGTGGCCACAGCAAAGCAATAAGGATATCTCAACTTTGGGTGGGAAAGAATGTGAATCAGTAAGTGGAATAGgacaagaagaaagatgagaaCATGTGCTTGACGTTTAGATGGAAAGAGAATACTCCTCACAAGTGTGAAAAACTAAAAAGGCTTACAGAGATAACCAACAAGAGGGAGATTTAGTACTCTGTGGTACAATGCGATGAAAGAGGGTTACTGTCGTAGACACCAAATTTTTGCGGAATGAACACAGTGGCTCCGTGTAACATGTTATCTTGTTTCTGCGGAGGACATGAGGATACGTAGATCGCTTCGGCGTCGGTCGCAATCAAAGAGCAAGACATGATGTAGATTGCAAGGGACCTGATTTCTTGGATTCAATTCAAGCCTGACCTAAAAAAAGATGCGGTTTGCAGGCGTGTGCGTGGCATCACGGAATCGGGGAAGAGAATACGCCGAACGCATCAAGAGAATATGTCGAACGCATCACTCCATGTCTCCATTAGAAGAAAAGGCAACTGGGGGTGCCTTGAACTGGGGAAGTCAGCACCGAAAGCTGGATTCAAAAGTGGAAGGAGAACGTAGGTACACCCGGAGCTTAATCTGGCTTTGGACTGGGCCCTTTCTCGCCGTCGCGAATTAGCGGGGTgccaacataaaaaaaaatcgatcaaagaacaaaaaacGCGGGGCGTTCACGAAAAGGGCATTTGCATTTGCTCCTGCATCTACGATACTATCTTCTCCTTCCGCGATCTTCGATCCCCGCCGCATCCgtttatttctgtttttttacatAGTCTATTCGTGTTGAGCTCGGTCTCCCGCCTACGTGGCACCCAGACTGGTCAGCCGCATGCCAATATAACCAACGCTCTTCTCCATGTGGGCGACCCAGAGTCCCGAGCCTCAAATCCTGGCAGCTTGGAACTGGTCTCCTCGCGGTCGTCGTGCGTGGGGAACGAGGCCCCCGGCCAAGACACACAGGGGTAAAGCCAGGGAGGGGTTCTCGCTCGCGCGCTCCAAATCTGatcccgccgcctccaccttcAGGTATTCTTTCCTGCAAATTCTTCCACCGGTCCTTTCCCTTATCAATCAATTGGTCCTTGGTAGGAGGCGGGTTTGTCCTCCCGAATTGATATGGCAGGTGGCTCCTCGCAGATCGATTCTCACATCCGTGAATGATTTGATCTAGCCGGAACATGCGGCCCGGCGATTGTGAAATTGATATTCGATGTGTTGTGGTCAGCAGGGATCagggggaggagaagagaggttCCTCGCGATCACGGGCGAAGGATAAAAAATTATTATTTAGGTAGGGCGATTCGTAGAACATACATataacatttaatatttatattttataaTTAAAAACTGTATTTTAATGTTTGttgtttatatttttattaattcTTATAACATGTTGTTTCTAATATTCAATATTTCAAAAGATTTCATGCAAAAATAATGTCGCATCGTATACAGTTATAAACTATCAAGTGTGTAATAATCTTAATGCGTATTTTTCTAATAATCCAATGTTTCAAGTAAGCATAAATACATGGAGATGAATTATGAAGTTAGGTATTTACAAgagtaaatatatagttatatttttctCAAGAAACATCCACGTACTTATATACTTAACAAAATACATATTCGGGTTTGTTATACCCAAGTTGCATGTTGGATCTAGATTGTGTTTTAAAATTCGCAGCGAAAGGGAAATGAGTGACTTTGATGCTGTCGACCAAGAATTAAATCTTTTACTTAAAAAATCAGGCACCTGATATATGGACACACCCATAGATATTTGGCAAAATAAACAGGATAAATGTCAAGAAACCACAGTTTTTGGGGCCCGTCTCACTAGCTccagtttttgctaatttgccaACAAAACCACATATTTTTTGTCAGACTGTATCAACTGGCCACAAACTTTTTACATCACATGAATTATTAAACTACGTTTTCTCGGTTAGGCCTAGGGTGGGAGCTCTCAGCTCATTTATCTctcacgttttttttttgtgtttttgttttttagaacaacgatcTGACTTTGTTTATTCAAcgaacaaaataaaactgaTCGAAAAATTAAGACAACAACAAAGATTTTGGATAAACCGAAAATTATAACAAAAATCTTTAAAGCCAAGTTCTCTAGCCACGCCGATCGCATTTTGATATTTCTCCAAATCTCTGGTGACAAAATAGTAGAAGACCAAATCTGCATAAGTTATACTAACCTTGTAGGTTTTACTGAGATGCCCATCCCAGCGGGTGAGAACTTAAGATCGTTGAACACGCGCGGTGGCCTGGGCACATCCCTCGCAAGACAGGTTGTCGAATCGATGAGGAAAATGATCAAAATCACGAAATTACGAGCCGTGAGATCCACAAACTCTATGGAGTAGACTGTGGTAGCCATGCCGGAACGGGGATGGAACCGAGAGATCATCAATCCAAGCGTCGTTGCATCCACCGTCAGACGCTGCCGTCAAGAACACACAAAACCTTACAAAGAAGGTAGTAAAACGATGTCAGATGTTGATCCGTGTTTACTGTCAGCTCCTGATCACaaatgagattttttttttctcggaCGGCCAGGGTTTCACGCTGAGGAAAAGAGGGCACCGTAATGtttgcttgctttgcttggCAACCTTCCCTGCcctggcccatctcgctgccgagcgccccgacGGCCCAACCACGTAGCTccttgtcttcctcctcgagcgagcgccgccaccgctgccgagcgccccagccccctcgctccgtcgctcgtcttcctcctcgtgcgacCGCAGATATCTATCTCCCCTGCAATTCTCTCGTTCCcaaccgtttctcctcccatcaccccacgaacagatcccgccctttagcttcccgttgcatctccttaatcttccccaattcgtaactgaggcaaaaatcaaggtagggcggccgccctaccttgccctaccgggtcctccgcccttgCTCGCAATGAAGGCGCTCATCCTCGTTGGAGGCTTCGGGACTCGCCTCCGGCCTCTGACGCTCAGCTTCCCGAAACCCCTTGTTGATTTCGCCAACAAACCCATGATTCTGCATCAGGTAAATGTCTATGGTAGAGCTTACTGATATGCACAAAATTAATCGTGGAGGTCTTGTGCAAACTTGCCTCAACAACGACAGTTGCACAAATTACTAGCTGTTTCTATTGTTTTCAACAAATTAATCAAGGAATGCGTTGTGTCTATTGTATCTATTGCCTTAACAACAGTAGTTGAATGCGTTGTGACTGAAGTGAGCATTTTAGCCCTGCAACTGTTACTTCCTCACTAGCTACATCTTTGGTGTCAAAATTGTTGTGTGTGCTTGGAAAAAACCTTTCTGTGTCTGTATCGGGTCATGCTTTCTGGAGTCTTTTTCTCTCATATATAAATAGAAAAAGTTAGCATCTCAAGCAAAATTTCTCCACATCCGAATACACATGCTAGGACCAACCAGCTGATCTTTTACCTGAGGAAAGACAAGTTTTGTGATTACAAGTTTACGACCATTAATTTTGTCCAGATTGAAGCTTTGAAAGAAGTTGGGGTAACAGAAGTTGTTTTAGCCATCAACTACCGCCCAGAGGTAAAAAAGAATAGATAATTCATTGTTATTGCTATATCATGGGTGTCTGTATTTAACTTCTGTAGTGTAATTGCTGCGCTTTATATGTTTCAGGTCATGATTAACTTCTTGAAAGATTTTGAGGATAAACTTGGCATCACAATCACATGCTCCCAAGAAACTGAACCCTTGGGGACTGCTGGCCCTCTTGCCCTAGCAAGGGACAAGCTTGTGGATGGATCTGGCAAGCCATTCTTTGTCCTCAACAGTGATGTCATAAGTGAATACCCATTTGCTGAACTCATACAATTTCACAAGAGCCATGGTGGTGAGGCAACAATTATGGTCACTAAGGTAGCTTCTTTCTCTGACCACTTTATTGTGTAATCAACTCTTATATCTAAACTGACTGCCTGTTCGATATAGGTGGATGAACCATCAAAATATGGTGTTGTGGTTATGGAGGACACAACTGGTGTTGTGGAAAGATTTGTAGAGAAGCCAAAGATATTTGTGGGCAACAAGATTAATGCAGGAATTTACTTGTTAAATCCGTCTGTCCTGGACCGCATTGAACTGAAGCCAACTTCAATTGAGAAAGAGGTATT
The Brachypodium distachyon strain Bd21 chromosome 2, Brachypodium_distachyon_v3.0, whole genome shotgun sequence genome window above contains:
- the LOC100822211 gene encoding probable mannose-1-phosphate guanylyltransferase 3 isoform X1, whose translation is MKALILVGGFGTRLRPLTLSFPKPLVDFANKPMILHQIEALKEVGVTEVVLAINYRPEVMINFLKDFEDKLGITITCSQETEPLGTAGPLALARDKLVDGSGKPFFVLNSDVISEYPFAELIQFHKSHGGEATIMVTKVDEPSKYGVVVMEDTTGVVERFVEKPKIFVGNKINAGIYLLNPSVLDRIELKPTSIEKEVFPRIAADQKLYAMVLPGFWMDIGQPKDYITGLRLYLDSLRKKSAARLATGAHVIGNVLVHESANIGEGCLIGPDVAIGPGCIVEDGVRLSRCTVMRGVRIKKHSCVSNSIIGWHSTVGQWARIENMTILGEDVHVGDEVYSNGGVVLPHKEIKSSILKPEIVM